In the Nocardia asteroides genome, ACTTTCGGGCGGCTCAGCCGAGAGTGAGGAGTACGGCCGTGGTCGCGGTCGCCAATTCCACTGCGGCGCCGAGCACGTCGCCGGAGAGTCCCTCGAAACGGCGGACGCAATGCTGCGTCAGCAACGCGGCGACGGTGAGCGCGGCGGCGACCGCGAGCGGGCCGTGCCAGGGCGCGGCGCCGGGCAACAGGGCAGCCGCGGCGAGCGCGGCGCTCGCCCACAGGGCGGCGGTCAGCGGGCGCTGGGTGGCGGCGACCAGGGCGCCGAAGCCGGTGTCCGGGGCGGCCGGAGCGCGCACGCACGCGATGACCGCGGCGACCCGGCCGGTGGTCACCGCGAGCAGCACGCCGGCCCAGCGGCCGTCGTCCGCGAGTGCCGCGAAGGCGAAAGTCTGGGTCAGGACGGCCAGGAGCAGCGCGGCCGTGCCGAAGGGGCCGATCCCGCCGTCCTTCATGATGTGCCGGGCGCGTTCGGGCGGGCCGTAGCAGCCGAGGCCGTCAGCGGTGTCGGCCAAGCCGTCGAGGTGCATGCCGCGCGTGCCGACGGCGAGTGCACCGACGGTCAGCAGCCCCGCCAGGCTCGCGGTCGCGCCCGCCGCGGTCAGCGCCAACAGGACCGCCGTGCCGAGTGCCCCCAGCAGCAACCCCGCGACGGGGGCCGCGGCGATGGCCCGGCCCGCCGCCCCGCGGTCGATCTCGTCCGGGCCGCGCACCGGGAGCACGGTGAGCCACGAGAGCGCGAGCCGCAGCCCGGCGATCACTTCCGCAGGTTCGCCACGGGTGCGGCGGTTCCGGCCCCGGTGCTGACGCCCGCGTCACCGAAGGTCGCCATCTCGCCGAGGGCGGCGATCGCGGCGCGGAGCAGGGGGAGCGCGGCGAGCGCGCCCGACCCCTCGCCCAGCCGCATGTCCAGGTCGAGCAGCGGCTCCAGGTGCAGGTGCCGCAGCGCCAGCCGGTGCGCGGGCTCGGTGGAGCGGTGCCCGGCCACCCACCACGCCTTCGCGCCGTCGGCCAGATCCTCGGCGACCAGCGCGGCGGCGGTCACCACGAGGCCGTCCAGGACGACCGGGGTGCGCCTGGCGGCGGCACGGGCAAGGAAACCGGTGATGGCGGCGATGTCAGCGCCGCCGCCGACGCGCAGCAGCGCCACCGGCTGCTGCTTGGCGACCGGGCGGATCCGGCGCATGGTGTCCCGGATGGCGGCCAGCTTGCGGCTCCAGCCCGCGTCGTCGACCCCGGTGCCGCGGCCGATCGCGGCCACCGGCTCGGTGCCGGTGAGCGTGGCGATCAGCGCGGTGGCCGGGGTGGTGTTGCCGATCCCCATGTCGCCCGCGATCAGCAGGTCGGCGCCCGCGTCGATCTCCTCGTCCGCGATGGCGCGGCCCGCCTCCAGCGCGGCGCGCACCTCGTCCTCGCTGAGCGCGTCCTCGCGGTCCACCGAGCCGCTGCCGCGGCGCACCTTGTGCGCGGAGACGGCCGGGTCGGTCTCGGCGTCCACCGCGATGTCGGCCACCCGGACGGTCGCGCCCGCGATGGCGGCGAAGGCGTTCACCGCGGCGCCGCCGTCGAGGATGTTCGCGACCATCTGCGCGGTCACCTCGCTCGGGTACGCCGAGACGCCGTGCCGCGCGACCCCGTGATCCCCGGCGAAGACCACCACCCGCGCCCGCTCGAACTGCGCGGGCGGGCAGGCGCTCTGGCAGGCCGCGACCCAGTTCCCCAGCTCCTCGAGCCGGCCGAGCGCGCCCGCGGGCTTGGTGAGCTGCGCCTGGCGCGCCACGGCGGCCGCGCGCACGAGGGCGTCGGGAGCGGAGACCGGTTCGAATCCGTGTGTCACTGTCAGCCTTTCCGCGTGCTTCCGGCGCGGGGCCGGTGGCCGCGCGCTGCCGCTCCATAGTGTCCGATGCGGGCGGTGGCTATTTCACCCGCATCGGAATCCCGGCCACCACCAGCACCACCTCGTCGCAGACCTGGGCCAGGCGCTGGTTCAGGGCGCCGATCTCGTCCCGGAAGAGCCGGCCGGAGCGGGTCGCCGGGATCACCCCGAGCCCGACCTCCGGGCTGACGAGCACCAGCCGGTGCCGGTAGCCGTCGACCGCCGCGACCAGGGCGTCGGCCGCCGGGGCGACGGTGCCGCGCGGCGCCTCCCAGGCATCCAGCGCGTCGATCCTGGCGGTCAGCCAGGTGCCGATGTCGTCCACCAGGGTCGCCGGGGGAGCAGCGGCGGGCGCGGCGAGGACGGCGGCCGGGTCGGCGCTCTCCAGCACCTCCCACGCCGCGGGCCTGCGGGCCCGGTGCCCGGCGATCCGCTCGGCGAAATCGCGGTCCGCGGGGTCGGGGACGGCGGTCGCGAGGTAGCGCACCGGGCCGTCGCCCGCCAGCCGCTCGGCGTGCGCGGACTTGCCGGAGCGCGCGCCGCCGAGCACCAGCGTGCGCGGCCCGCCGGGGGAGTCACCCATGCCGCGCAGGCTACCGGGGCTCGGCGCCGAACCGGCGCCGGTACTCGGTGGGCGCGATCCCGACCTGCCGCTGGAAGTGGTGCCGCAGCAGCGCCGCCGAGCCGAACCCGGCCAGCCCGGCGATCCGCTCCAGCCCGTCGCCGGACTCCTCCAGCAGGTGCTTGGCGTAGAGCACGCGCTGGGTGGTGAGCCACTTCACCGGGGTCGTTCCGGTCTCGGCGGCGAAGCGGCGCGCGAAGGTCCGGGTCGACATGCGGGCGCGGGCGGCCAGCTCCTCCACGGTGTGCTGGTGCTCCAGGTGCTCGCTCATCCAGGTCAGGGTGGCGCTCAGGCTGTCCGAGGTGCACTCGGCGATCGGGCGCTCGATGAACTGCCGCTGCCCGCCGTCGCGCTGCGGGGGGACCACCATCCGCCTGGCGACGCCGTTCGCGGCGGCGCTGCCGATCTCCCGGCGCACCAGGTGCAGGCAGGCGTCGATCCCGGCCGCGGTGCCCGCGCTGGTGACCAGGTTGCCCTCGTCGACGAAGAGCACGTCCGGGTCGACCGTCGCGGCCGGGTAGCGCGCGGCGAGATCGTCGACGTAGCGCCAGTGCGTGGTGCACTTGCGGCCGTCGAGCAGCCCGGCCTCGCCCGCGAGGAAGGCGCCGGAGCAGACGGTGAGCACGATGGCGCCCGCGTCGGCGGCGCCGCGCACCGCGTCGACCAGCCTGGGATCGAGGCCGTCGTCGAGCGCGGTCACCGGGAAGGCGGGGACGGCGACGAGATCGGCTCCGGCCAGCTGGTCGAGGCCGTACTCCGGGGTGACGGTGACGCCGGGCGTCGAGGAGCGCAGCGGCTGCCCCGGCTCGGCGCCGCAGACCCGGAAGTCGAAGCCGGGCAGCCCCTGCTCGGTGCGGTCGAGCCCGAAGACCTCGCAGACCACGCCGAACTCGAACATGGCCATGTTCTGCGCGAGCACGACGGCGATCTTCTGCAGCATGGCATCAGGGTAGCTGGCTGGATCTTTACGAACAATGTCAGAGCTGCCACTTTCGGCGGGATATCAACGGGCGAACAATTACTGCCATGATTGGTTTCCTGCTCGCCCTCGCAGTCGTCCTGCTCCTCGGAGCGCTCGTCGCCGCCGGCCCCGCCCGGGCCGGCTCCGGCGCCGTCCAGGATCGGGACGCCGAACGGTTCCGCGCCGACCTGGCGGCGCTCTCCACCCGGGTGGGTCATCACCGGTGATCCCGCCCCCGAAACAGAACAGCCCGCCGGTAGCACCGGCGGGCTGTTCTCGTGAACGGGTGGATCAGACCGGGTCGCCCGGGGTGAGCCGCGGCTTGGGCGCGCGCATCTTGCGGATCTGCGAGGCGCGCACGAAGGCGTACCAGCCGAGTTTGAAGCCGGTGTCGGTGGTGTCCGGGTAGCGCTCGCGGACCCGGTTGTTGATGATCCGGCCGAGGAAGACGCCCTCCGCGATCATGAATGCCATCATCACCAGCATCGCCAGCGTGACGATGGTCTGCAGCCCGGGCGCGGCGAACATGGAGAGGATCAGCACCAGCGCCATCGGCATGAACAGCCCGACCAGGTTGCGCCTGGCGTCGACGATGTCGCGCACGTGCGCGCGCACCGGGCCGCGGTCGCGCGGCAGCAGGTACTTGTCCTCGCCTGCCAGCATGCGCTCACGGCGGTCCTGGGCGGCGGCGCGGCGCTCGGCGGCGGCCACCTTCCGGTCGGCCCGGTCGCCGCGGTTCGCCCTGCGCCGGGCGCGCGCTTCCTTGGAGGTCATCGGGGCGGGGGCGACCGGGCCGCGCTTGCGGGCCTCGGCATCCCGGCGCCGGGGGGTGGGGCGGCCCTTGCCCGCGGTGGCGGTGGCCGCCGCCGGGACGGCGCCTTCGCTCGCGTCCGCCGTGGTGACGGCGGTCGCGTCGGTGGTATCGGACTCGCCGCGACGGAACAACTTCACCCGACCAGGCTATTCGATGACGCGGATCACGCGATACTCCGGTCCCGGGCGGCACGGAGGTGCCCGCGGGTGGCAAGATGGAATAGCGGCCCGACGAGTGGCGTTGAACCTGCCCGACCGGCACGATTCGGCGTGCATCGCTCGCGGGCGACCACAGCTGTCCCTAGGAGAGTCCATGACTGTGCAGAACGAGACCGCAACCGCCACCCACGGCGTGAAGCTGACCGACGCTGCCGCCGCCAAGGCGAAGGCGCTGCTGGACCAGGAGGGCCGCGACGATCTCGCGCTGCGGATCGCGGTGCAGCCGGGTGGCTGCGCGGGCCTGCGTTACCAGCTCTTCTTCGACGACCGCAATCTGGACGGCGATCTCACCGTCGAGTTCGCCGGCGTCGCGCTCGCGGTGGACCGGATGAGCGCGCCGTACGTCGAGGGCGCCTCGATCGACTTCGTCGACACCATCGAGAAGCAGGGCTTCACCATCGACAACCCGAACGCCACCGGCTCCTGCGCCTGCGGCGACTCCTTCAACTGACGATCGATTGATACGGTTGGGCCGGGACTCCGAGTCCCGGCCCAACGCCGTCGCGTGCCGCTCACGCAGGCCGCCTACCGTCGAAGGACTCCGCCTCGTGACCATCGCTGTCTCCGCGTCCATCGCGACCGACCACCTCATGCGTTTCCCCGGTCGGTTCGCGGACGCGCTCCTCGCCGATCAGCTGGAGCACGTCTCCCTGAGCTTCCTCGTGGACGATCTGCAGATCCGGCGGGGCGGTGTCGCGGGCAACATCGCCTACGCCATCGCCTACGCCATCGGCCAGCTCGGCGGCAATCCGCTGCTGGTCGGCGCGGTCGGCGCCGACTTCGGCGAGTCCTACCGGGGCAAGCTGGAGGCGAGCGGGGTCGACTGCTCCGCGGTCCGGATCTCCGACTCCGCGCACACCGCCCGCTTCGTCTGCACCACCGACGACGACATGGCGCAGATCGCCTCCTTCTACCCCGGCGCGATGAGCGAATCCCGCGACATCGGGATCGGCGAGCTGGCCGAGCGCCACGACTTCGACCTGGTGCTGGTCGGCGCCAACGATCCGGAGGCGATGCTGCGGCACACCGCCGAGTGCCGCGAACTGGGGATTCGGTTCGCAGCCGACCCTTCGCAACAGCTCGCGCGGCTCGACGGGGACCAGGCGGTGCAGTTGATCGACGGCGCCGACTATCTCTTCACCAACCGGTACGAGTGGGCGCTGCTGCTGCAGAAGACCGGGCTCACCGAGGAGGAGGTCGCCGCTCGCGTCGGCATCCGGGTGACGACGCTCGGCGGTGACGGCGTCCTCGTCGTCGACCGGGACGGCACGTCCATCGAGGTCGGCGTCGTGCCGGAGAACACCAAGGTCGAGCCGACCGGCGTCGGCGATGCCTTCCGCGCCGGATTCCTCACCGGGCACTCCGCCGGGCTCGGCCTCGAGCGCTCCGCCCAGCTCGGCTCGCTCGTCGCGGTGCTCGTGCTGGAGACCATGGGTACCCAGGAGTGGGCGCTGGACAAGGTCGATGCCGTCGAGCGGCTCACCAAGGCGTACGGGCCCGAAGCCGCCGCCGACATCGAGCGAGTGCTCTGAACCCCACCGACTTCGCCACTGCGTTAGTAATTGCGGCCCACTGGTGAACTGAAGCTGCTCGATCGTGAGCTGTCCAAGGTGGTGGCCGGGGTCGCCGGGTCGCGGCCGGGGCGGTGCGTACTGCTCAGGGGGTGCCGCCGAGTCGGTAAATCGCGGTTGGTGGAGATTTTCGCGGAACGAGCCGAGGTGCCCTTCCTCTTCTACGCGGCCACCGGTGCGTCGCCGGAGGTAGACCTGAAGCGGCTCGGTCGCGACGCGCAGGCGTCCTCCCTGCCCTCGGCCGATCTCCTGGCGGCGGCTCGCCCGTCCAGCTGGGACGCCGCATTCGACATCCTCGGCGCCACCCTCCCATCGGACCGGGCGAGCGTGGTTGTCCTGGACGAAGTGCCCTACCTGATGGACGCGGAGGGGAACTTCGAGGGCATGCTCCAGCGGGCCTGGGATCGGGTGCTGGAGACGAAGCCGGTGCTGCTGATTCTCATCGGGTCCGACCTGTCGATGATGGAGGCGCTGAACAGCTACGGCCGCCCGTTCCATCAGCGCGGGCGCGAGATGGTGCTCGGCCCGCTCGACCCCGCCGAGGTCGGCGAGATGCTCGATCTCGAACCGCACGCGGCTTTCGACGCGGCTCTGATCACCGGTGGACTGCCGCTCGTCTGCGCGGAGTGGCCGCGTGGCGCGGGCGTGTGGGAGTTTCTGGCGGACGCGCTCGCCGACCCGGTGTCGGCGCTGCTGGTCTCGGCCGAGCGGTTGCTCGCGGCGGAATTTCCGCAGCAGGCGCAGGCCCGCACGGTGCTGTCCGCGATCGGAAGCGGTGAGCGGACGTTCTCGAACATCGCCCGTGCGGCGGGTGGAATCAGCGCGGCCTCGCTGCAGCGGTCGCTGGCGGTCCTCACGGACAAGCGGGTGGTCGCGGCGGAGTTGCCGGTGGCGACGTGGCCGTCGAAGGACCGCCGCTACCGCGTCGCCGATCCCTACCTGCGGTTCTGGCTGAAACTACTCGGGCCCGCGATGGCCGAGATCGAACGCGGTCGCGGCGCTGCACCGGCACCGCGCGGCACTCACCGCCGAACCGGTGCCGGTGCTGGCCGTTTCGCGCGGCGGGATCGACTGCGGGGGGCTCGACGCGGCCTACGGGCCGGCCGAGCTCCTGGCAGCGTGGTCGACCTGAGGACTCAGAGCGAGACCGGGTAGGTCGGCTCCTGGATCTCGGGCTTGATCCGCTGCTCGACGAAGACCCCGTGCCACACCATGAAGACGAGCAGCGTCCAGAGCCTGCGGCTGTGGTCCGAGCGCCCCTCGCGGTGCTCGGCGAGCATCCGCGAGACGGCGGCCTTGTCCAGCAGGTGGTCGGTCTGCGAGTCGGCGATCTGGGCGCGCGCCCAGTCGTGCAGCTCGGTGCCGCGCAGCCAGTGCCGCAGCGGGACCGGGAAGCCGAGCTTGGCGCGGTGCAGCACGTGCGGGGGGACGATCCCCTCCAGCGCCTGGCGCAGCGCGTACTTGGTGGTGTCGGGGCTGATCTTCTGCTCGTAGGGCAGCCCCTCGGCCGCCTTCAGCACCTCGGTGTCGAGGAAGGGAACGCGCAGCTCCAGCGAGTTCGCCATGGTCATCTTGTCGGCCTTGACCAGGATGTCGCCGCGCAGCCAGGTGAAGAGGTCGAGGTGCTGCATGCGGGTGACCGGGTCCCAGCCGCGGGAGCGGTCGTAGATCGGGGCGGTGACGTCGCGGTGCGTCCACTCCGGCCGGAACTCGCGCAGCACCGAGCGCAGCTGCGCGTCGCTGAAGCTGCGCGCGTTGCCGTAGTACCGCTCCTCCAGGGTGAGCGAGCCGCGGTGCAGCAGGCTCTTGCCGCGGGTGCCGTCGGGGATCCGCTCGGAGAGCCGCCCGGCCAGCCTGCGCAGCCCGCGCGGCAGCCGCTCGAACGGCTTCAGCGAGAGCGGCTCGCGGTAGATCGTGTAGCCGCCGAAGAGCTCGTCCGCGCCCTCGCCGGAGAGCACCACCTTGACGTGCTTGCGCGCCTCCTTGGCGACGAAGTACAGCGGCACCAGCGCCGGGTCGGCCACCGGGTCGTCCAGGTACCAGACGATCTCCGGGATGGCCGCGGCGAACTCGGCGGGCGAGACCACCTTGACGATGTGCCGCGCGCCGATCGCCGCCGCGCTCTCCGCGGCCACGTCGACCTCGGAGTACCCCTCGCGCTCGAACCCGGTGGTGAAGGTGATCAGCCCGGGGTTGTGCCGCATGGCGAGCGCGGCGATCGCGGTGGAGTCGATGCCGCCGGAGAGGAACGACCCGACGGTCACGTCGGCGCGCATGTGCTTGGCGACCGAGTCCTCCAGCGCCGCCGCGATCTCGCGGTAGCGGTCCTGCGGGTTGCCGGTGAACGGCCGCACCGGGAAACGCGGCTCGAAGTAGCGGGTGACCTCGGGCGCCGCGCCCGGGCGGACGGTGGCGTAGCTGCCGGACTCCAGCCGCCGGATGTCGGCGTGCAGCGTCTCCGGCTCCGGCACGTACTGCAGCACGGTGTAGTGCTCCAGCGCGCGCGGGTCGAGCCGGTCGGTCAGGCCGAGCGCGGGCAGCAGCTCGAGCAGGCTCTTCTTCTCGCTGCCGAAGGCGGTGCCGCCGGGGCCGGTGGCGAGGAAGAGCGGTTTGATGCCGAACGGGTCGCGGGCCAGGAAGAGCTCGCCGGTCTCGGTGTCCCAGATCGCGAAGGCGAACATGCCGCGCAGCCTGCGCACCGCCTCCGGGCCCCAGTAGTGGAAGGCCGCGGCGATGGCCTCGCTGTCACCCTCGGTGCGGAAGATCGGCTCGTCGCCGAACTCCGCGCCGTGCGCGGCGGCCAGCTCTTCCCGCAGCTCGAGGTAGTTGTAGATCTCGCCGTTGAAGGTCAGCGCGTAGCGCTCGCGGTTGTCGGCCGGACCCCAGCGCAGCGGCTGGTGCGAGTGCTCGATGTCGATGATCGACAGCCGGTTGAAGCCGAAGATGACGTGGTCGTCGTGCCAGGTGCCGCGCTCGTCGGGTCCGCGATGGCGGACGCAGTGCAGGGCGTCGTACACCCGCTCCACGGTCTCCGGTGCCGCCACGTCGGAAGTCAGAAAGCCGAGCAGTCCACACACGGTGTCGGCACCCTCGATTCGGTCGGCCGGGGCTGCTCCCCGGGGAAGTCGAAATGTTCTGCCCGAGTATGCCGCACCCGCCCCGGCGGCGCGGCGTGCGGAGTGCCCCCGCGGGAACCTCCCGGTCGTGCGTGTCGAAGCCGACCCGGCGGCGACCGGGGCGCCGGTTTGGTCTACGCTGCGTAGTACTCAGGACATTTTCAGGTGCCCTGAATCAGTCGGGATGTGTGGCGACCAGGAAGGCGTGAGCGTGGCGCACAAGGCGAGCGAAGAGATCGGGGCACGACCCGTCGGGGGTCGGCGGAGCCGCGTCCTTCGCCGGGCCGGGCTGGTGGTGTCCCTCGGGATGACCGCCCTGCTCGTCTCCGGCTGCTCGATCGACAATGTTTGGCTGCGCTTCGGCTGGCCGTCCGGGGTCACCCCGCAGGCCGAGCGGATGCGCGAGCTGTGGACCTGGTCGGTCATCGCCGCGCTGGCGATGGGCGTGCTGGTCTGGGGGCTGACCTTCTGGACCGTCGTGTTCCACCGGAAGAAGCCGGACTCCCCGGAGTTCCCCAGGCAGACCGGGTACAACGTGCCGCTGGAGCTCACCTACACGGCGATCCCGTTCGTCATCATCGCGGTGCTCTTCTACTTCACCGTCGTGGTGCAGAACTACGTGCACGAGAAGGTGCCGGACCCGGACGTCACGGTCGACGTCACCGCCTTCCAGTGGAACTGGAAGTTCGGCTACCGGAACGTCGACTTCAAGGACGGCTTCCGCTACGACGGCATCGACACCGTGCGCGAGGGCCAGGCGCAGGAGCAGCTTGAGGCGTACAAGGAGCGGGTCGACGAGGAGCACGGCCACCCGCAGCCCGGCCCGATGCACGGCAAGCCCGCCAACGACATCCTCTCCTACCTGCACTACGACAAGGTCGAGACGGTCGGCTCCAGCACCGAGGTTCCGGTGCTCGTGCTGCCGACCGGCAAGGTGATCGAGTTCCAGCTCGTCGCCGCCGACGTCATCCACGCCTTCTGGGTGCCGGAGTTCCTGTTCAAGCGGGACGTCATGCCGAACCCCAAGGAGAACCACTCCGACAACGTCTTCCAGATCACCGAGATCGAGAAGGAGGGCGCCTTCGTCGGCCGCTGCGCGGAGATGTGCGGCACCTTCCACTCGATGATGAACTTCGAGGTGCGCGCCGTCTCGCCGGAGAAGTTCACCCGGTACCTCGAGGCGCGGCAGCAGGGCCGGACCAACGCCGAGGCGCTGGAGTCCATCGGCGAGTCGCCGGTGGCCACCTCCACCCGGCCGTTCGACACCGAGCGCACGACGAAGACCGCGGTCGCGGCCGAGAGCAAGTGAGGGTTGATCTGACATGAGGATCGAAGCGCGCATCTTCGAGCTGCTCACGGTGTTCTTCATCATCGTCGGCGCCGTCTACGGCTTCTTCACATCCCAGTCCCGCACCGGGATCGAGTGGGCGGGCCTCACCGCCATGGTGCTGACCGCGGGCCTCTCGCTGATCATCGGCACCTACTTCCGCTTCGTGGCCCGCAGGCTCGACCTGCGGCCCGAGGACTACGACGACGCCGAGATCGTGGACGGCGCGGGCGACCTCGGCTTCTTCTCGCCGAACAGCCCGTGGCCGATCCTGCTCGCCGGCGCGGGCGCGGTGACCGCCCTCGGGCTGGCCTTCTTCCAGTTCTGGCTGATCGGCACCGGCGTCGTGCTGATCCTGGTCGCCGCGGCCGGGCTGGTCTTCGAGTACCACATCGGCCCCGAGAAGCACTGACCCACCGACCCACGCGACGACGAGCGCCCCACCGGAGAACCGGTGGGGCGCTCTCGTCTGTCCGGGGGCTACTGGGTGGACTCGTACCGCAGCGCGTTCTCCGAGCGGCAGATCTCGTCGATCTCGGCGACGAGGGCGCGCAGCTGCTCGGAGGGGAGCGCCGACGGCCGCAGCCGGGCCGTGAAGGCGATCAGGCCGTGGTCGGTACCCGGGAGGTCCCTGCGCGCCGTTTCGGCCCGCAGATAGTCCGAGCGGACCCCGTACGTCATGGCGGAGATGACGGTGAAGCAGCCGGTCTCCTCGCGCAGCCCGGCGAAGAGGTCGTGCAGCCGGTAGAAGACCGAGGCGTAGTTGGCCAGCGGGGCGAAGACGCCGACCCGGTAGGCGGGGCCGCGCTCCGCGGAGCTGATCACGGTGTCGGCCAGGTACTCGGCGTCGCGCAGCGTGAGCACCTTCGGCGCGAACATGAGCGCGCCCGCGGCGGCGTTGCGCACCGGGGCGCCCGCCTTGCCGCTCGCGGCCGAGGCGATCGCGCCGAGCGACTTGCGGGTGCGGGTGCCGAGGTCTCGCCGCGCGCGCAGCGAGCGGGTCGGGGTGGTGTGGTGCAGGCTCGACCACTGACCGAAGCGCACGGTGCCGAGCTGCACGTGCCCGGTGCCGACCGGGCGGGAGACCTTGAGCCGCGCGGTGTCGACCCAGCGCCCCACCTGCAGCACCGACTCGCCCGGGCTGCTGATCTCCGCGTGCGCGTGCTCGACGAAGGAGTCGAAGTCGAGGAAGCGGTCTGCGTCGGTGGTGAGCCAGGTGTGGTCCTTGTCCACCTCGACCACGTCGAGGGTGAGCGCGGTGATGATGCCCGCCCGGCCGCCGCCGCCCAGGATCCGGCGGAACCGCTCGGTGTGGTGGCCGCGGCCGCAGGTGCCGATCCGGCCGTCCGGGTCCACATACTCCAGGTCGGTGATCTGGTCGATGAACAGCCCGTGCCGGTGCGAGGCGGTGCTCACCCCGCCCACCGAGGCGAAGCCGCCCGCGGTGATGTCGCGGTGGTCGCCGACGATCGGCAGCCCGAGGCCGTGCGCGCCGAGCCTGCGGTCGATGTCGGAGAGCTTCGCCCCCGCCTGCACCCGCACCGTCCGCCTGCCCAGGTTGATGTCGAGCACCTGGTTCATCCGCCGCATGGAGACGACGGCGCGCTGATCCGGCAGATCCAGCCCGTCCTCGACCGGCTCCCCGCCGTGCACCTGCAGCCGGGCCGCGCGCCCTCGTGAATCCCGCACGGTGCGAACCACATCGGCGGTATCGCGGGGCAGATATTCTTCGGTGGCGGCGGCGAAGTGCGACGTGCTCATGGCACGAAAGTCAACCACAGCCCGCCCGCTCGCGCGCCCCCTACCGCCTGCTCCGCGGTGCTTTCCCGCCGACCGGAACGCCCGATTCCGCTCCGCGGCGCGTCAGCTGAGGGCGATCACGATCCAGAGCGCGGCGAGCAGGATGAGGTAGGCGGTGAGGGCGAGGGCGCCGACGGCGAGGAAGGCGGGGGCGATCCGGTTGCCCGCGGCGAGCGCGGGCTCGCCGCGCAGCACCATGAGCAGCGGGATCTGGTAGCGCCCCGCCTCGCCGAAGTCGGGGAAGAGCAGGGCGGCCGCCAGGACGCAGGCGTCGGCGGCGATGAGCACCGGGTGCGCGAGCACCGGGGCGTGCTGGCCCGCGAGCGCCAGCGGGCCGAGGAGGAGCACCAGCGGTACCCCGTACGTCGTCACCGTTACGTCGTGCAGCCGGCCACCGGCCAGCAATCGAGCCGCGACCGCCGCCGCGACGACGGCGATCTGCAACCAGCCGAAATCCATACCGCATTCCCTGTCCGTGATCCGCGCGACATGATGTCACATGCCGGAGATCCGTGCGGAACCGGTGGCGGCCCGGGTCTGCCGGTGCCGGTTGACCTTTCGAGCCAACGGCGGGCGCTAGTGCCCGGCGAGCCGCTCGATCCGGTGCCCGACCTCACCCGCCCAG is a window encoding:
- the asnB gene encoding asparagine synthase (glutamine-hydrolyzing) gives rise to the protein MCGLLGFLTSDVAAPETVERVYDALHCVRHRGPDERGTWHDDHVIFGFNRLSIIDIEHSHQPLRWGPADNRERYALTFNGEIYNYLELREELAAAHGAEFGDEPIFRTEGDSEAIAAAFHYWGPEAVRRLRGMFAFAIWDTETGELFLARDPFGIKPLFLATGPGGTAFGSEKKSLLELLPALGLTDRLDPRALEHYTVLQYVPEPETLHADIRRLESGSYATVRPGAAPEVTRYFEPRFPVRPFTGNPQDRYREIAAALEDSVAKHMRADVTVGSFLSGGIDSTAIAALAMRHNPGLITFTTGFEREGYSEVDVAAESAAAIGARHIVKVVSPAEFAAAIPEIVWYLDDPVADPALVPLYFVAKEARKHVKVVLSGEGADELFGGYTIYREPLSLKPFERLPRGLRRLAGRLSERIPDGTRGKSLLHRGSLTLEERYYGNARSFSDAQLRSVLREFRPEWTHRDVTAPIYDRSRGWDPVTRMQHLDLFTWLRGDILVKADKMTMANSLELRVPFLDTEVLKAAEGLPYEQKISPDTTKYALRQALEGIVPPHVLHRAKLGFPVPLRHWLRGTELHDWARAQIADSQTDHLLDKAAVSRMLAEHREGRSDHSRRLWTLLVFMVWHGVFVEQRIKPEIQEPTYPVSL
- a CDS encoding cytochrome c oxidase subunit II, yielding MTALLVSGCSIDNVWLRFGWPSGVTPQAERMRELWTWSVIAALAMGVLVWGLTFWTVVFHRKKPDSPEFPRQTGYNVPLELTYTAIPFVIIAVLFYFTVVVQNYVHEKVPDPDVTVDVTAFQWNWKFGYRNVDFKDGFRYDGIDTVREGQAQEQLEAYKERVDEEHGHPQPGPMHGKPANDILSYLHYDKVETVGSSTEVPVLVLPTGKVIEFQLVAADVIHAFWVPEFLFKRDVMPNPKENHSDNVFQITEIEKEGAFVGRCAEMCGTFHSMMNFEVRAVSPEKFTRYLEARQQGRTNAEALESIGESPVATSTRPFDTERTTKTAVAAESK
- a CDS encoding cytochrome c oxidase subunit 4, translated to MRIEARIFELLTVFFIIVGAVYGFFTSQSRTGIEWAGLTAMVLTAGLSLIIGTYFRFVARRLDLRPEDYDDAEIVDGAGDLGFFSPNSPWPILLAGAGAVTALGLAFFQFWLIGTGVVLILVAAAGLVFEYHIGPEKH
- a CDS encoding FAD-binding oxidoreductase; this translates as MSTSHFAAATEEYLPRDTADVVRTVRDSRGRAARLQVHGGEPVEDGLDLPDQRAVVSMRRMNQVLDINLGRRTVRVQAGAKLSDIDRRLGAHGLGLPIVGDHRDITAGGFASVGGVSTASHRHGLFIDQITDLEYVDPDGRIGTCGRGHHTERFRRILGGGGRAGIITALTLDVVEVDKDHTWLTTDADRFLDFDSFVEHAHAEISSPGESVLQVGRWVDTARLKVSRPVGTGHVQLGTVRFGQWSSLHHTTPTRSLRARRDLGTRTRKSLGAIASAASGKAGAPVRNAAAGALMFAPKVLTLRDAEYLADTVISSAERGPAYRVGVFAPLANYASVFYRLHDLFAGLREETGCFTVISAMTYGVRSDYLRAETARRDLPGTDHGLIAFTARLRPSALPSEQLRALVAEIDEICRSENALRYESTQ